The genomic DNA TTTGCCCAGGTCAGCTTGGAGTTGAAGTGGGGTCCAATGGATCACTTGGCAAGTGTCTGTTGCAGGATCTCCAAACCAGGTAGGTACTGCAATGTGCAAAGCCCTTTTCTCCTGCAGGTTTTTGGTGTTCTCTGATTTGGGGCGATCTCTTCAGTCGGTCCTGAGCGATGGCCTGCACCTGCTGAGGGAGAAGGCAGCTTTTCAGATTGCAGTTCGTGTGGTATGTGGAGAACCAATCCTTCCCAAGGGACTTTTTCAGAAAGGACTTCTAACATCCTTCTGGATCTCCCAGAATTGTTTTAAAGCTGGTCCAGGGGCTTGGGTGGGGTCTCTAAACCTGCTGTTAACCTGCTGTAGCATCTTTTGACTACTGTGTCACCTTGAAGGAATTTGGGAtaagaagaatgagaaaaacCTGACCTTTGAACTTGAAGACTGTGAGACATGGTGTTTTTAGTGCTCATCCGTGTggccacagggagctggggaaggtcCAGCTCAGTGACAgccagggtgctgcaggagcctgcatGGATCTGATATGCTCCCCCTGTTTATTCTCAGCTAGACTGCCTGGAGTACATTCATGAGAATGAGTATGTGCATGGGGACATCACTGCTGAGAACATCTATCTGAACCCAGCAGACCTCACACAGGtagggagcaggagcagtgctgccagGAAAGGGCACTGGAGGTGGCATGGTGACTTGGGATAAGGCAGCCTCCAGatccctgccttgggcaggacagcagagcaggctggacagtgctcaagcaggagctgtggggcagccctgggggctgctctgcactcaggtgggtgctctgtgctgccctgcaggtgaCCCTCGCTGGCTACGGCTTCGCCTTCCGCTACTGCCCCGGGGGGAAGCACGTGGCTTGGCGCGAGGGCAGCAGGACCCCTCACGAGGGCACGGTGGAGTTCATCAGCCTGGACAGCCACAAGGGCACAGGTGGGTCTGGGTTTGTGACacgtgctggggctgctcctgtggtGGTGCTCCCTGCTGGCgttgctggcactgctgctctccaggcactCACATGCACCAGGAACTGCGTTCCTCTTTGGGCTGTTCACTCCTGCCTCCCGATGGCTGCTGTGTTGGGACTTGCCAGGTCATTCAGTGATTGCAGCAGGGATGTTCCTGCTCCATCTGGAGCCTTGGCTGCTGCAGGCGTGTGGGGAATAGAAAACAGAGCCCTTCATGCTGGCTTAGCAGGGATCTTTTTCAAGCCAGACAGGATCCCTGCCCAAAACAGATTtgcagcaggctgtgctctgaCCTTGAAGCAGTGAGAGCTGGAAAGGCAtttaaatcatagaatcacttttgttggaaaagacctttaagatcattgagtccagctgtaaacccagcactgccaaggtcACCACTAACCGAAGTttccaagtgccacatctacatgacttctaaatccctccagggatggagactccacactatcctgggcagcctgtgccaaaTTCTGTCCTTCTCCTGGTTGGGATGTGACTGCTCTTTCACAGTGTTCAGGAAATCTTCCTCCAGATGCTGGGAGGTGATTCCTGAACTATGTTAGCAGGCTCCCAGGAGTAGTGATACCCCAGAGCACATCCTCATGAAGCTCCTGAATTTCTTTACTTCTGCCCCTTCATGAGAGATGTGTGAATGTCTCGTGTTTCCCATCAGGACCATCTCGACGGAGTGACTTGGAATCTCTGGGCTACTGTCTTCTGAAATGGCTCTGTGGCACTTTGCCTTGGTCTGATGAGCTGGACAAAGTAAAAGTTGTGGTGGAACAGAAAGAAAGGTAGGAGAAATCATCTATTCTTCTGGGAAATGCTTAGCAGAAAGCAGCGAGGGGGGTTTGTGACTGAAATCCCCAGGTCACAATATACTGTTGGGATGTGGCAAATCCCACAGCCAAGGCTGAGCCTGGCCCCAGGGTGTTTGGTGAACCCCAGGTTCTGCTTCATCCAGAACATGGCCAGCTGAATTCAGccttttggggatgtttttttGTCAAAGCCAGGTGCTCAGGTGCCTGCTCCATTGCTTCTCCTTCTGACAGGTACAGAAAGGATGTGAGATGCCTTCTCCAACTGTGCTTCAGGCAGAGATCCATTCCAGGTATGGGCTTGCTCTCAGTGGCAGTGGGACTCAGGGATGAAGGACTGACTGTACCTGGAAGCCAGAActttctctgtgctggggtGCTGGTTCAGAATGGCTTCCAGCGGTGATGGTGACCAAGCATTGCATGAACTGTCTGGCAGGCTGGGAACAAATCCCTTGTTTTCTGTACAGAAGAAtgagggctgctctccatgaTCTCTAATGAACCTTGCTGAAGGGAGAGCTGTGTTGGTGggtttagaaattaaatatctgGGGCTAGAGGACACTTCCCCATCCCACtttgttgcccagagaagctgtggctgtcccatgCCTGGAAAGTGTTCAAGGGGTGGAAGGAGATGGacttcaaggtcccttccaacccaaaccagttgGTGATTCTATTTTATTGTGTAATTGGGTGATTCTTTGAGCTTTGTATTAgccttggtttggttttcctctctgcagctgcctgggttGGGGAGGGTGtgagctggctgcaggacaagCAGCCTGAAATTGCCTTTTGGCAGCTGAAGTTTCTATGCTGCTCCCACAAACCCCTTTCCTGCAGATGCCCTGCAGAACTacctggagcaggtgctggCCCTGGAGTACGAGGAGAAGCCTGACTACGCGGCCTTGCGGCAGCTCCTGGGAAAACCACTGGAAAAGATGAAAGCTTCGGCTTACAACTCTGTGGATGTCCCAGTGGTGCCCTGAGGTGAGTGCTGGCACCTCCTcgtgtgccctgtgctgccacaggcaggtgagggcagagcaggctgggctgtgacatctctgcagctgaaacCAACCTGCTCCTCCTGACATGGCATTCCCTATTGATACCAAGCCAGTGCTGCACAAAGCCAGGCTTAGCCTGTGTTTCCTCAAGTTTTTCTGGAAACACTTGCCCAGGAAGGAATACAACAAGGGTTAATACAGCAAatgctgaaggagctgcagggctaTGGAGGTGATAACAAAATGCAGACTCAGGCCATctggcaatattttttaatatctaaagCTCTAGGCTGtagtttttgcttttctctctcagaaAGCAGCCTGTAGCTCTGGTTTTAGTGCCCACCTGCTATTTTAGCCATGAGGCACCTCATAGAGTGAGGCTTGATACAGAGCCAGATCTGATTTTAGTGCTGGGCTGCATCAGCCAAGGCTCTgcatccagcagcaggagcacagagtcAGCTCTTCACCTAATTTCCTCCTCCTGGGAAGGAATTTAAACTGAttcatcttcctcttttctgcttttttttttttttttttcagatcaagGAAGAGTTCAGAGCTTTCTGCAGTGAGGCCTTTCCcaaatatattttcacttttaccAGTTTTAGAATGAGAAGTTTTTGTACgtgttttcttctcctgttaATGTGACCCAGTGCTGAagtttgagctgctgctgtacCAAATTAATGTGAAGAGACTCCTGCATGGCAGATCAGGGGAAGCAGTAGCTGGAGAACTGCAGTGAAGCCACCATGAGCCAGGAAACTAAATCAgggattttctcttttgaatgAGAGTGGCAGTACATGGTTTTGTAATAAACTTTGTGGACAACTACCCAAGGCTACTCTTGTTTATTTGGAAGATTCAAGGCCTCTCTGGAACTGCTGTTGGGTTGTGAGGGTGATTTGAGCCCTGTGCTCCTTGTGAGATTTGTGTAAATAGCCTTCAGACAGTGCCACTGCAACCTAACCATCAGAACTCAGCTCAGAGCTAAACCCTGACCTCATCCCAGCAGTTCTCCAGGCCTCAGGCCAGGGAATGAGGGGAAGGAAGACCAGGATCCATCTCTACtaacaaaacaattttataaaaaaacagTCAATAAACACTCACTACACTGTGTGTAGCTGAACTGTTGCCAATGCCACAGTAAATTGGCAGTCCTGGAGTCCAGTTCCAGTGTTAGCTTCAGTGACATCTTTTTGAAGTCTTGTACCTTAGTATTCCAATTCCTATGTGTTAAGGCACAGAAGGATTTTTCAGGTGAAGAAAACATGGCAACAAGAGAAGAGGCAAATGGAGTTTAAACCATGTGAGAGGTAGGTGAGAGAGCAGCTCAGACCTGCAGTGAGCCTTCATTTACCTCTGGGGTTTTTCAATAAAAACCTTGTGTCAGTGCAGCAAATGCCATAGACAAGAAGAGGGGAGCTGAAGGAGACCTGGACAGAGTAAAAAGGCAGCACAACCTCAAAATAGGTCTTTCAAGTGGAAGATTCAAGCATAGTGTTACATTCAGAAACTTGAGAACCAATGTCAATTCATTTCATTCATAGTGCCAGGCCTCAGAGAAAGCAAGGGACAGGACAGCTCTTTTCTATCTCTAAGAGGGATGATAAAACTGGGCTATGAATTTCACAGAGAGAGCAGAACCTTAGCAGAGGATCAGGCAATAGGGGATACATAAAAAGGCAGCTGTGAATGGAGGAAATAGCCCAGCTGTACAAGACAGACAAGGTTGAAGGGAAGGTATTTTGGAGGTATTTACAATTATTCACTATCATCCCTGTATGACTGCAACAGAAATACAGTTTCTAGAAATTCCGGTAAAGTTAAAAGCATGAAGAAATCAGAGGCTTAAGAAGGCCAAGTTCAGCCTTTCTTCAGTGTGTTCTGCCATGTTTTTCCTCTTGACTTGCCTCCTGTGCAGGTAATGGGGCTGGCACGGTTCCTTGTTCATGGAATTGCCGTGGGGCAATGCTGAGGTAGGTTTGGgaggagctccagggctgccttcAACAGAAGATGTAGGACTGGCAGTGTTGACAGAAGAGTAGCCCGAGCTCCCCTCTGGGTTGGGATTCCTTGGGGTGAGATATgcccctggcagctccccctCCCTGTGGGGTGCCCCAGAGCCATCCCATTCCCCGGGCAGGCTGTCCTCATCACTGGAGTCCTGGCCACAGTGCTCTGCAGGGTCCAGGTACAGCACTGTCACATCCAGGATCCCACTGGGGCTGGTAACTGCaggatgggaaaagagaaatcttaGTTTGGCCCCATCCAGAACTAAGCAGGCACTCAGCACAGTCAAGCAGAAAAAAGTCAAGCAAGAGTCTGCTTACACCTGGAGGGCAGGGCATTAAGTTCACCCTCTATTCACACAGCatcttttcttccctcagaCTATTTGAACAGCTACTAAGAGCTGTTAGAAAATGAGCAGCCAGGCCCAGGGTCAGCAAAACCCAACAGCTAATTAGTGTTCCTAAGACAGTGGCTCATTCATCACATTGGGTGCACTGCAAATAGCCTGACTCTGAAACGCTGAGCAAATACAAAACCCCTCATCACATTCTGAAGCAGTGCAGAGAAAGAACAGATAAGATACCTCTGAGAGAGTTTAACAATTATAACcatgggggaaggggaagagttTTTCCACCTGGTCTTCAGCTGAAAGTTTAGGCATCTGGTGCCTGAGAAACAGTTTtaagcaaaaatgaaaagacaGGTTTAATCCTCTTGGCTGCTTTTTATAAGAATAAACTGCTCACCATCTCCTTCTCGCTCGCCTTCACTTTCCTGATCACCTTCATAACCAGAGCAGGAATCTAAACTCCAGTCAAGGAAGTTGTCCAGCAGACTTTCTTCCTGGgaggacagctctgctgtgggtgtAGTCACAAAGCTGCCTCTGTCATCCTGAATGCTGTCTTCCCTCCTCCTGTAGCAAAACACCCCAGAAATCATATGTCAAAATCCAAGTCTTCTCCAGCTCTTTTAATAGGTATGTCAAGATGGTGACAGGAAAATGGATTGTATTAAGGAATGAAACCTCAGGGTaccagagaggaggaaaagctctGGCTGAtcttcagagctgctgacagCCATGAGTTATACTCACCTTTTAGCTCTCTTTCCAGAGGGAGAGCTGAGGAAAGTCTGAATTTCCACTACGTTCCTGTGCAAGGGACTGGGCTCTGGGTCCTTCTGTTTCACACCCAacagtgagcagagctggctgtaaCTCATAacctaaaatattaaataaataaacaaacagattttaaaaagtcaaagcACCTGTAAAAATTAGACCATGAGATTCTTATGAGAACTAAATAGCCAGAACACTATTTATTTTCTAGGAGAAATCTATCCCAGTGAGTTCTTCCCACAGGCACTCAAACATCAGTTAAGAGTCCCTGCAACTCAGTTTTTAAACTCTCACTTTATTCACACAGCCTGCCatgggacagcagctctgctctggatatcagacagcagcagatgcagccacagctcacCCACCTGTTCTTTGCCAATTTCTTCATAGCGCTCATCTTCAAATCGCTGTTTTACTGCCATGAGGGACACCTGCCTGTAATCCTTTGGGACATCATCATGGAAGCTGGAAAGAAAGATTGAAACCCCTATCTTACAATGGATTCTATGAAACAGTATTAAGAAAACCTGCCAAGTTAGATAATTTTCCTCTGTCGCTCAGTGCTGTGCTAAGGGAGTTGGTGTTTCAGCAGCTTCATCAGGACACCTGGTGGCTTCTAAGCATGTCAGCATCTAATTCCTTTTCTGTCCCTGTTTTCTGTGACCCAGGGCCAGACCAGCTGGCAGAAATAGAACAGCTGTCCCTGAACTGGACCTTAGGGCCTTGTGGCAGGGGAGCAAGGCAGCTAACCAAAGGCCCTTCCTTCACTGGGAAGGGCTGACTGTACAGGTGCAGCACATTTGCCAGAGCTGCAATCCAAGTACTCATGTGTCCCCTCAAAGAGTCTCAAAATCATTACCACTTTTGGTGGAGGCTCAGCACACAGGGCAAGAGGTCTTCTTGAGAGAAACCAGTGCACTCAGACAGCTGGCTGGTCCAGGAGTGTGCTGGAGAAGAGAGTACATATTCATATATTGAATTACATATTCATGAAGTGCAGTAGTTCTGTAGTGAGTcagcttattttctttaataggCTAAGGATTGTGATATTTGCAAGCTTATATCTGTCCATAGTTTGTTCAAGTTCACAGCTGGCTTTAAGGATAGGTTTATCTGCCAAACTGATGTTAGACCTAATGACAGAAATTTTCAGGCTCATTTAAATACAAAGCCTGCATAGCCTGATGCTAACACTCTAGTTCACTATTAAGAGGTAAAATAGAATCAGAGAGCCgtggaatgggttgggttggaagggacttcaaagCCCGTCTcattccactccctgccatgggcagggacactttcccctgtcccagcttgCTACAAACCTTGTCTGACCTGGCtgtggacacttccagggatccaggggcagccacagcttctctgggcaccctgtgccagggccttacCACTATCACAGGAAACAACaccttcccaatatcccatctaacccagtcctctggcagtgggaagccatttccccttgtcctgtctctaGGCCCTTGTAAATAGACTCTTGTCCATGTCTCCTGTCAGCTCCattcaggtactggaaggccacaattaggtcaccctgaagcttttcttctccaggctgaacaatcccaattctcccagcctttcctcatagcagagctgttccagccCTCTAATCATCTGGGTTGCCCAGTACAGCCAAACAGGCTGAACTCAGCTCTTCATTCTGACTTCTTATACCTGTCCCCTTCTTCTCCATCCTTCTGTCCACCTCCCCCAGCCAAGTGATTGGGACATCTTGCCTAAAGACAAACTaacacccaaaaaccccaaaaaaatctccctaGAAAGAGAAGGCAGATGGGCAGTCTGTGCTTGAGGTAAGATGGGTTACCTTGCCCATGCAGGATcttggccagcagcagtgcagcagcagccagccggGCTGGGGAATACACACTGAGGCTTGTGTTCAGGAGGGACAGCTCACAGATAAAGCTGTAAAGGTGAAGAGTTCTTCTCTCCAGCGAGACAATGCTTGACAGAACTTCTTTGTAGTCCAAAATGGTGGGTATCTAGTGCAGAAAGGAGAACAGAGGTTGAAAATACAAGACCAGCACAAAGTGTTGTGCTGTTGGAAACAGCTGTTTCCAGGtgctggattttgtttgttCGGGGCTTTTTTGTTTAACTACTACATTGACATTGATGCATTCTCCAGTGATAGAATAAATGGCCTCTTAAAACTGAAGTTTCAATCTCTACAGAAGGCAGAGGGTTCTGTATCTGCATACTCTGAGACATGAACAGGTTCCACAATTGATTGAGAACTCTGACTTAAACCCCCAACTCATGAGATAGGAACTGCTACAGCCTGACTTGAACAGCAACCCAAGGGCAGGGAAATATTCCATCCACTTTCCAAACTCACCCTTATCTTTCCTTCTAAGGCAGAAATTATCTCGCCCATCATTCTGACCAACTCTTCATATTTGTAGGAGTTGTCTGTCAGCCACACAGCTTCCCGTATCGTCAGCATCTCTTTGCTGATGAAACTGTAATGTTAAATATTAAGTTAGCCCCAGCAGAAAGGGGATTTGTGCACTTACAGCAGATAACTACACCCACAATGACCAGAGTTAAACAACTTCACAAGGTACTTTCCCAGGTAGACCAGCAAAGAATTGCAGCTCTTTATTTCACCTGTAAGATGGAGCCACCTACTAGAACATTCCTAATTTGGAATGTTCTTCCTAATAcggaagaaattcttggctgtgagagtggtgaggccctggcacaggttacccagagacactgtggctgcctctggatccctggaagtgtccaaggccaggttggacagggcttggaagcATCCTGcgatagtggaaggtgtccctgcccatagcagggggtgggatgaggtgatctttaagatcccttctaACCCAATCCAGTCTGTCATTCTCTGATCCTGATTCTTCATCTCTGAAGCCTCTCCTAGGTTAAGATGCAAGATATTAAGGAAATTAACACAGAAGGATAATCTTCCACCACACCATGCAGTTCATCTGAGTGTACACAGGCTCAGCTATggaatgctgctgcttctaTTCCTTTCCAGCTTTCTCATGCCAATATGGTGTCAAAGACTCCAGTTGCTGATGGAATGCATGTAGAGCAATCCACAACTATGACCATGtgtttaaataagaaaaaaaaacctgcaagaaACTACCTTTTTTGCCTTGTTTACAGAGTGTGTGTTTGTATGTAAACACAGTTAAACAGCAGTCAAAGTAGAGAAAAGTCAAAGAGCCCTTCCAGTATTACAAGCAAGGAATGGGGAAGAAGtttgagctgcaggaaagaattTGGAAGATCATAATGACCACCTGTGCTCACCAGCCAGAACCCTCACCGTGTGCAAATGACCATGCAGGCTATTCCCAAAAGCTGGAGCCGAGCACGAGGTACAGGTCTCAGCGTCAAGTAACGGTCCACACACCCCACTGTCATGTGCAGGCACAGGCTAGAAAAGTCCTTCATGGTAGCCACTTCCACCAGCCAATCCACCAGGATATACCTAGAACAGGAAGAGAGACTTAAGGAAGAACTTGGGAAGTGGTGTCCCACACTATGACATCCAACTGGAGAA from Camarhynchus parvulus chromosome 14, STF_HiC, whole genome shotgun sequence includes the following:
- the VRK3 gene encoding inactive serine/threonine-protein kinase VRK3, whose product is MPGRRVRGRRGTGAGTRTQTQTGTQTPERPRAELSGGSPRPGPFCPQCGLAVEPTFRFCPACGGRLPAPPEEHTEPAAPAPSPPPAPSPAASPSPRASAVRLGPRSPRKPRAGPAVPLPADTVLTDQGGRLWKLVRLLEQGGCGLVYEAQSASGTCPQKQSYSLKLDAKDGRIYNEQNFFQRAAKAGTVEKWKKWHSVPLLGIPNCVGFGLHADSYRFLVFSDLGRSLQSVLSDGLHLLREKAAFQIAVRVLDCLEYIHENEYVHGDITAENIYLNPADLTQVTLAGYGFAFRYCPGGKHVAWREGSRTPHEGTVEFISLDSHKGTGPSRRSDLESLGYCLLKWLCGTLPWSDELDKVKVVVEQKERYRKDVRCLLQLCFRQRSIPDALQNYLEQVLALEYEEKPDYAALRQLLGKPLEKMKASAYNSVDVPVVP
- the CCNF gene encoding cyclin-F, with the protein product MKAGVVHCRCSRCFSFPSKRRIIKRPRVLTFLNLPEDVLFHILKGLPAADILSVRAVHSHLKYLVDNHSSVWAHASFQDLWPSPNHLRMFERAAESGNFEAAVKLSLAYLYNEGLSITGHGRAEVNGIKASHYFSLAEHLNVCAVPFIWLFIRPPWSFSGSCCKAVVYESLKAECQLDKAQKGSILHSLAKVLNFFEDEGKKKESLEMLEESSKQGCLISSYLLWENNRKAAMSDPGRYLQSLRKLRDYAAKGCWEAQIALAKACGSGNQLGLEAKSSREMVSQIFQASLPISKQSIFTVQKGMNEIMRYILVDWLVEVATMKDFSSLCLHMTVGCVDRYLTLRPVPRARLQLLGIACMVICTRFISKEMLTIREAVWLTDNSYKYEELVRMMGEIISALEGKIRIPTILDYKEVLSSIVSLERRTLHLYSFICELSLLNTSLSVYSPARLAAAALLLAKILHGQAHSWTSQLSECTGFSQEDLLPCVLSLHQKCFHDDVPKDYRQVSLMAVKQRFEDERYEEIGKEQVMSYSQLCSLLGVKQKDPEPSPLHRNVVEIQTFLSSPSGKRAKRRREDSIQDDRGSFVTTPTAELSSQEESLLDNFLDWSLDSCSGYEGDQESEGEREGDVTSPSGILDVTVLYLDPAEHCGQDSSDEDSLPGEWDGSGAPHREGELPGAYLTPRNPNPEGSSGYSSVNTASPTSSVEGSPGAPPKPTSALPHGNSMNKEPCQPHYLHRRQVKRKNMAEHTEERLNLAFLSL